One window of the Suricata suricatta isolate VVHF042 chromosome 7, meerkat_22Aug2017_6uvM2_HiC, whole genome shotgun sequence genome contains the following:
- the LOC115296175 gene encoding histone H4 isoform X2, with the protein MSGRGKGGKGLGKGGAKRHRKVLRDNIQGITKPAIRRLARRGGVKRISGLIYEETRGVLKVFLENVIRDAVTYTEHAKRKTVTAMDVVYALKRQGRTLYGFGG; encoded by the exons ATGTCTGGCCGCGGCAAGGGCGGGAAGGGCCTGGGCAAGGGCGGCGCCAAGCGGCACCGCAAGGTGCTGCGCGACAACATCCAGGGCATCACCAAGCCCGCCATCCGGCGGCTGGCCCGGCGCGGCGGCGTCAAGCGCATCTCCGGCCTCATCTACGAGGAGACCCGCGGG GTGCTCAAGGTGTTCCTGGAGAACGTGATCCGGGACGCCGTCACCTACACGGAGCACGCCAAGCGCAAGACGGTCACGGCCATGGACGTGGTCTACGCGCTCAAGCGCCAGGGCCGCACCCTCTACGGCTTCGGCGGCTGA
- the LOC115296175 gene encoding histone H4 isoform X1 translates to MSGRGKGGKGLGKGGAKRHRKVLRDNIQGITKPAIRRLARRGGVKRISGLIYEETRGVLKVFLENVXXXXXXXXXXXXXXXXXXXXXXXXXXXXXXXXXXRRGGVKRISGLIYEETRGVLKVFLENVIRDAVTYTEHAKRKTVTAMDVVYALKRQGRTLYGFGG, encoded by the coding sequence ATGTCTGGCCGCGGCAAGGGCGGGAAGGGCCTGGGCAAGGGCGGCGCCAAGCGGCACCGCAAGGTGCTGCGCGACAACATCCAGGGCATCACCAAGCCCGCCATCCGGCGGCTGGCCCGGCGCGGCGGCGTCAAGCGCATCTCCGGCCTCATCTACGAGGAGACCCGCGGGGTGCTCAAGGTGTTCCTGGAGAACGTGANNNNNNNNNNNNNNNNNNNNNNNNNNNNNNNNNNNNNNNNNNNNNNNNNNNNNNNNNNNNNNNNNNNNNNNNNNNNNNNNNNNNNNNNNNNNNNNNNNNNCCGGCGCGGCGGCGTCAAGCGCATCTCCGGCCTCATCTACGAGGAGACCCGCGGGGTGCTCAAGGTGTTCCTGGAGAACGTGATCCGGGACGCCGTCACCTACACGGAGCACGCCAAGCGCAAGACGGTCACGGCCATGGACGTGGTCTACGCGCTCAAGCGCCAGGGCCGCACCCTCTACGGCTTCGGCGGCTGA